GCTAAAAATCACCCGTTTGGGTGATTGTTTCGTTTGTGGTGTTTCGGATAGCTTCCCGCTATCTGAGGCAACCCATCCGTTAGCGCTCTATGGTTCGTTTGACCTTGGCCCTGCTTACGGTTTGGAGCTTGCAGGTTACGTATGCGCAAACAGGCAGTCGTATTGAAGTGGCTCCAGGACTAGTACAGATTGCAGCCGATGGACAGTGTTCGCTGCTAGAGGCTTTGGTGAATGCCAACCAAGATGCCGCGGTGCATCCCGACTGTCAGGCAGGCAGTGGGGCTGATGTGGTTGTGTTGGCGCCAAGCGCACGCTACGTACTTACCGAGCCGTTTGCCTATGACAGTCTGCGTGGTGCAAGCGGCCTCCCGACATTGACCGGGGTGTTAACGATCGAGGGCCAAGGAGCAGTGTTGACGCGCGACAGCACATTGAGCTGCGAGCCAGCCCAGGCTTTTCGGATAGGCTACCTTGCTCCTGAGGCCCAAATGAGGCTATACGACCTAACCCTGCAGTACGGGTGTGGGCAAAGGGGAGGGGCGTTTTATGTGGATGCGGGGGCAGTGCTGCAAGCAGAGCGCGTGGTTTTCAGACAAAATTGGGCAGACCAAGGCGCAGCAGTGTACAATCGAGGCACGCTGCATTTGCTGGAGGCGCAAATCATACAAAATCGGGCTTCATATGGAAGCGCGATCTACAATGATGAAGCTACGGTCCAAATACAGCAAAGTTGGTTTGCCTCTAATGAAGACAACGCATTGTATAACAAAAGCGGAAACGTCTTTGTTGAGGCATCTACGTTTGAAGATAACGAGGGCTTTGATGGAGGTGCTTTGTATAACGACCAGGGGATGGCGAAGCTGCAGCAGGTTGTATTCCGAAATAATGATGCGCGTTTTTCAGGGGGGGCCATCTATAATAGTGGTGGCATACTTGAGGTGATCCAATCTGAGTTTGAGGATAATGCATCTGAATATAGTGGTGGCGCCATCAAGAACCTCGGTGGTGCACTTACACTACAAGCCTGTACGTTCCGTAACAACGATAGTGACTCCGACGGTGGAGCGATATCTGTGTATGAAGGACAGGTCTTAATAGAGCAGACGAACTTTATCGCGAACATTGCTGAGGACGCCGGGGGAGCAATTGACGCCTATCTTGGAGATTCGCTCATTGTTCGACAGAGTCGTTTTGAGCATAACCAATCAAATGATTATGGCGGGGCAATTTATGGCCGCAACATACGTATAGAGCAAACTCTATTTGCTCATAATCAAAGCGGTGGGGGTGGGGCTATTGAAGGCGAGAACGTCTACATTCTAAACAGTACGTTTTTAGGCAATCGCGCATTCGACGGTGATGGGGGAGCCCTATCACTAGATGGGCGCTCTCACTTAAGTTTTGTGACCATTGTGGACAATTCAGCCAGTAACAATGGCGACGGTATCGTTTATGAAGGATTGCTTCGGGTAGCTCATGTGTTGCTGGCTCGTAATGGAGAAAATTGCGCTAACGGAGGGGGCGAGCTTACGATAGTAGGGCTCAGCTTTGCTGACGACGAGAGCTGTCCAGGATTCGTCCGGGTTGATGATGTAGGTCTGGCCGATTCGTTAGCTGTGGGGCTGCCTGTGGTTCCCCTGTTACCTACCAGTCCGGCTTTAGGCGCTGCTCCAGGCTGCTTAGACGCTACTGGCCGTCCGGTTACCACCGATGGCCGGGGAATGTCGCGCCCCCAGCCATCTATCGGGGGCTATTGTGATGCTGGTGCCTATGAAGCCGAAGCGGTGGTAGCTACGCCACTAGAGCCCGACACCGTATGGGTCAACTTCGGTAGTGTACCCTATCAGACGTCGGCAAGGCGAACGGTTGCGCTGACCAATCAGAGTAATGGGCCAGTCACACTCCAGCTTGCACTTTTGGGGTACCAAGTGGAAACAGAGGAGCTAACCTTAGACGAAACGGAAACAGGCAGTTGTCGTGATGGCTTGGTACTCAATGCAGGCGCGCAGTGCCAGCTGCACCTGGTCTTTCAGCCGCGGCGGGCGGGTTTGCGTCAAGCAGCCCTACGGGTACAAGTGGCCAATGCAGAGCCGCTTTATCTGATTGTGGTAGGTAACAGCGAGCTAGTGCGTACCTTTACGG
This sequence is a window from Rhodothermus bifroesti. Protein-coding genes within it:
- a CDS encoding choice-of-anchor Q domain-containing protein; its protein translation is MVRLTLALLTVWSLQVTYAQTGSRIEVAPGLVQIAADGQCSLLEALVNANQDAAVHPDCQAGSGADVVVLAPSARYVLTEPFAYDSLRGASGLPTLTGVLTIEGQGAVLTRDSTLSCEPAQAFRIGYLAPEAQMRLYDLTLQYGCGQRGGAFYVDAGAVLQAERVVFRQNWADQGAAVYNRGTLHLLEAQIIQNRASYGSAIYNDEATVQIQQSWFASNEDNALYNKSGNVFVEASTFEDNEGFDGGALYNDQGMAKLQQVVFRNNDARFSGGAIYNSGGILEVIQSEFEDNASEYSGGAIKNLGGALTLQACTFRNNDSDSDGGAISVYEGQVLIEQTNFIANIAEDAGGAIDAYLGDSLIVRQSRFEHNQSNDYGGAIYGRNIRIEQTLFAHNQSGGGGAIEGENVYILNSTFLGNRAFDGDGGALSLDGRSHLSFVTIVDNSASNNGDGIVYEGLLRVAHVLLARNGENCANGGGELTIVGLSFADDESCPGFVRVDDVGLADSLAVGLPVVPLLPTSPALGAAPGCLDATGRPVTTDGRGMSRPQPSIGGYCDAGAYEAEAVVATPLEPDTVWVNFGSVPYQTSARRTVALTNQSNGPVTLQLALLGYQVETEELTLDETETGSCRDGLVLNAGAQCQLHLVFQPRRAGLRQAALRVQVANAEPLYLIVVGNSELVRTFTVNVTEDLPDADPGDLQCDADSTTAGEQCTLRAAVMEANRWPYGIFRILLADTATYRLSLPDVNWEDTYLAQEGALTIASKVNIAIEGNGALITRADTSCNTQAANQYPLFEVAGGAGLQLVNLQLSNGCYTAVFSQGQLQLHSVVLRNNYSTFSWAGSALDLDEWTYPAAAILEEVVVEENQSVPVWLKGGLLHIQRSVLRRNSDRRVSGWAFYGGAIRVSGGHLMLEATHVEGNFSASGSGGVHVTGGRVEVKQSTFTQNMGKYGGAIAISAGTLDIEASHFVANEAEEGGAIWVRQAWEERVNATLKQSVLRSNRATREGGGVWGGWGAQLTLLQSAVVENQAGDEGGGGIYVGGEEMPTKLNLINVTLSGNSTSGTGGGIDATSYDQLNLSFVTLTQNQAARGGGIYSDGLVGAKQLKAVLLVGNHAPEGPECYGQLTSAGYNGVANLEDCALTAMPTDVIGQPLELAPLDTLTFTHPLLDGSWALDRVPAEACVDLFGEPVGSDQRGVTRPQGTHCDIGAWERIVPVASEPTTRLPEIITLAAPYPNPFHRRVQVRFGLPKAQHVRLVVYDVLGREVARLQEAFLPAGWHEFTWDAPPLAGGLYFLQLQAGSVYQTQAMLKLRD